The sequence ATTGAAGGTTACGGCAAAAAAATCGCCGTTTTGGGAGATATGTTAGAGCTTGGCAGGCATAGTCCGGAGGCGCATCGAGAGATCGGAAAGTTGGTCGCGTGTTCTGCTCATGTTTTGATAACAGTTGGTGTCAGGGCTCGAGAGATAGCGCAAGTGGCCATGGAAAACGGAATGTCGGAGAAATCAATTTTCCAATTTGAAGACGCGGACAAAGCCGGCAAACATTTGGAGCTACTGTTGCAAAAAGGAGATATTGCTCTTGTGAAAGGTTCACAATCAGTACGGATGGAAAGGACGGTAAAAGAGGTTATGGCAAGGCCGGAAGACGCGGCGAAAATTCTGTGCAGACAGGAGAGGCAGTGGATGTTGAGATAATAAAGAATTCGGACGTGAATAACTACTCATCGGGATTGAAGCTTACAGCTTCAGTACAGGTTTCCCATTTGCTCACGATAAGAATCGCGCGCAAATATGGGAGAACCTCTTCAAATCCCGAACGCAAAGCAAGCAGTTGCTTTGCTTGAGTTCAAAATTAGAATTTTGACCTCATCGGGATTTGAACCCGAGTTCCAGCGTTGAGAACGCCGTGTCCTAGACCAGGCTAGACGATGAGGCCGTGTGACAGAGAAATCATACCATTTCGGACACGATTTTCAACTTTTTAATCAATCCGCAGAATTCCCCGACGGCTTTCCGCGGGGATGAATGCGGAGTGAGTGGGAAGGGGGTCGGGGAAACGGGAGTTTCCCCGTGGAGGAGAGCAGTGAGTCTGCGAGCGTTGAGAACCGAGAGGTTCTCAAAATAAATTCCGCTCGCCTAATACCCCGTCCGTTTGCCGCGGGGATATGGACGAGCGGGATTTATTTTATTGGAATGCTTTTTGATAACAACTATTTCAGGCAGGGGACGGGGTCCGCTATTTATTAGAGCGGATTTTAATTTCAACTGGTCGTAACCTAATGCCACGACATCCGGCTTGAATTTCTTAATAGCGCTCCAACTGCCTAAACTTGTATCGCCGGAGACGATTTCCGCTTCCGGAAACCTTTTTTCAACCGCCAGCATTCTCTCCGGAAGAGGCGAGCGGGGGACTTTGTTTTTCAAAGAAACCACACTGCTGTCTTGAGCTACACTAACAATCAACTTGCTTCCAAGTTTTTGGGCTTCGCGTAGGAAAAAAACATGGCCTTCATGCAGACCGTCAAACGTGCCGAAAACCAAAACCGCTTTTTTTAATTTACCACTTGCCATAGACGGTTTTAGTATATAACATTTTCAAAATGAGGAAAGTTTTGAACGGAAGTTTTTACAACAGACCGGTTTTGACGGTAGCCGAAGAACTTTTAGGAAAATATTTGGTCAGACAAAGCGCCGGTAAACGCCTCGCTTTCCTTATAACCGAAGTGGAAGGGTACGACGGAGAAAAAGACCTTGCCTGTCACGCGAGGAGAGGCAAGACAAAAAGAACGGCCGTGATGTATGGCGAAGCGGGACATTGGTATGTTTATCTTTGTTACGGAATGTATTGGATGTTAAACATCGTCACCGGACCGGTCGGCTATCCGGCGGCGGTTTTAATACGAGGAGTTTCGAGCCATGGCGGGCCGGGAAAACTAACCAGAGAATTGAAAATTGGAAAAAGCTTTAACTCAAAAAAGGCAGCGCCGGAAAAGGGGCTTTGGATAGAAGACAGGGGAGTTCGCGTAATGCCGGAAAAAATTTTGAAAACCGCGAGGGTAGGCATTTCTTATGCCGGACCCCTATGGTCAAAGAAAAAATGGAGGTTTGTATTGAAAATGTAAAACTAACACCGTGATGGCGAATTGTTGCAGATTATGAAGATAAGAGTTTGAAAAGAAAACGCCCCCCGATTATGCTCTTGTGCATTATGGGGGGCTAAGGGGCCGTTTTAGGGGTCAGTGGAAATGTGACACAGGACTTCGTCGTTCTCTGTGTCCGCATCAAAGTTCCTTCTCCGGCGTTTCTTCGGCCGAAATCTCCCGAAAGTTACGCCAGAAGTTGAAGTGGAACTATAATGACTCATCAATGCCTGCGTTTTCTGGCTGGTTGGTAACATGTCCACTCGTAGTCCGGCCGTTCTCACTGCTTTTTCCTTTCGTTGTTGAGTTTTTACCGAAGTCCCACTTGGAGGGTATTCGGTGCGGTACGTATTTTGATGTCGCTCGGAAATCTCCGTGCAACCTCAAACCGGGAGGGAAAAATTTCCAAGGCATACTGTAGATAAAATAACATGAACGCATTAAAAAGCAAATATGGACATCACTCTATGTTTTCCTTAAAATATTTTATTCAAACAAAGATTCAACGACTTCTTTTACGTCCTTGCCGTCCGCCACGCTTTTTGTTTCTTTTATCACCGCCCCCACGAGAATCCCTGATTTTGATTTATCCGTCACGCCAAGTTCCGTCTTTTTTGTCTCCGCGATTTTTCGGATTTCCTCCTTGCTCATTTTGGTCGGTAAAAATGTTTCCAAAATTCCAAGCTCGGCCCGTTCTTCATCCGCCAAATCTTTTCGGCCACCTTTCTCATACTGTTCAATGGAATCTTGGCGTTGCTTCACCGCCCGTTTGATAACGGCCATGGCCTCCTCGTCGGCGAGTTCTTCTTGCGGTTTTCTGCCTTTGGCCACCAGTTCGTTCATAAAAGCCGTAGCAAGTCCGCGAAGAACAGAAAGTCGCACCGGCTCTTTGGCTCGCATGGCGGAAGCGATTTGAAATTTTATATCAACATGTAAAGACATAAATTAATTATAGCACTGATACAAGAAACGCGAAAATACGACTTCTCGTGTGTTTACTTGAGGTTTGAGTTACTGGTATAATTCAGTTGCGAGTTCCATTATCCGCCCGTTTTAAACTACGAATAGAACCATAATCTATGAAATCAGTATTTCTTTCTAACTTTTTTGAAAAGCGTAAAACCGTGGAGACGCTTATAGATGAAAGCAGAGTTGATGCCGGTTATTACTTATTCCTCTTTTTTTCAACTTTTATAGTGGCCTTGGGACTTATTTTCGGCAATGCCGTTATAATAATGGCTGGAATGCTTATCGCTCCCATTTTATCGCCTATTTTGTCTTTGGGAATGGGAATAGC comes from bacterium and encodes:
- a CDS encoding adenylyltransferase/cytidyltransferase family protein, which gives rise to MASGKLKKAVLVFGTFDGLHEGHVFFLREAQKLGSKLIVSVAQDSSVVSLKNKVPRSPLPERMLAVEKRFPEAEIVSGDTSLGSWSAIKKFKPDVVALGYDQLKLKSALINSGPRPLPEIVVIKKHSNKINPARPYPRGKRTGY
- a CDS encoding DNA-3-methyladenine glycosylase, which produces MRKVLNGSFYNRPVLTVAEELLGKYLVRQSAGKRLAFLITEVEGYDGEKDLACHARRGKTKRTAVMYGEAGHWYVYLCYGMYWMLNIVTGPVGYPAAVLIRGVSSHGGPGKLTRELKIGKSFNSKKAAPEKGLWIEDRGVRVMPEKILKTARVGISYAGPLWSKKKWRFVLKM
- a CDS encoding GatB/YqeY domain-containing protein, translated to MSLHVDIKFQIASAMRAKEPVRLSVLRGLATAFMNELVAKGRKPQEELADEEAMAVIKRAVKQRQDSIEQYEKGGRKDLADEERAELGILETFLPTKMSKEEIRKIAETKKTELGVTDKSKSGILVGAVIKETKSVADGKDVKEVVESLFE